The Thiosulfativibrio zosterae genome has a window encoding:
- a CDS encoding nucleoside recognition domain-containing protein produces the protein MTNLNDPLGLENIDTVQDIKAVAAELDVSLTTIEKMAKYFGGDIAAYAYLILVLLYFPCVATLGAIKQELGWRWVSFSAGWSLFLGYTLSVGFYQAMTYSQHPNTAAVWLIGITLSYIALWLVLKRIAQNLGPRKLLAKPF, from the coding sequence GTGACCAACTTAAACGATCCATTGGGACTTGAAAATATCGACACTGTGCAAGACATCAAAGCGGTTGCCGCAGAACTGGATGTTTCTCTCACCACCATCGAAAAAATGGCCAAATATTTTGGTGGCGACATTGCGGCCTATGCCTATTTGATTTTAGTGTTGCTTTACTTCCCTTGTGTGGCCACCTTAGGAGCCATTAAACAGGAACTGGGATGGCGCTGGGTCAGCTTCAGTGCCGGTTGGAGTCTATTTTTAGGGTATACGCTGTCGGTAGGTTTTTACCAAGCCATGACCTATTCTCAACACCCCAACACCGCGGCGGTTTGGTTGATTGGCATTACCTTGTCTTATATCGCCTTATGGCTTGTTTTAAAACGCATTGCTCAAAACCTTGGGCCACGCAAATTGCTGGCCAAGCCCTTTTAA